A section of the Candidatus Palauibacter scopulicola genome encodes:
- a CDS encoding DoxX family protein has product MNRESDTGEALAPRSWAAFVARIILGLIFFMAGFWKVFELGAVQHARGLFVEAYADTFLPAWSLWAAGVAIPFIELACGALMLVGWRRRIAALGLGGVLILVTFGHLLAEPLYVFSAHVIPRTLLLVIVLILFDDDRLSLDARLARRTAPR; this is encoded by the coding sequence ATGAACCGGGAGTCCGACACGGGAGAGGCGCTCGCGCCGAGGAGCTGGGCCGCGTTCGTGGCGCGGATCATCCTCGGCCTCATCTTCTTCATGGCCGGGTTCTGGAAAGTGTTCGAACTCGGAGCCGTCCAGCACGCGCGGGGCCTGTTCGTGGAGGCCTACGCCGACACGTTCCTCCCCGCCTGGTCGCTGTGGGCCGCCGGGGTCGCGATCCCGTTCATCGAACTGGCCTGCGGGGCGCTGATGCTGGTGGGCTGGCGGCGCCGGATCGCCGCCCTGGGGCTGGGCGGGGTCCTCATCCTCGTCACCTTCGGACACCTGCTCGCCGAACCGCTCTACGTCTTCAGCGCGCACGTCATCCCGCGCACGCTCCTGCTCGTCATCGTCCTCATCCTGTTCGATGACGACCGCCTCAGCCTGGACGCCCGACTCGCCCGCCGCACCGCCCCACGCTGA
- the dnaE gene encoding DNA polymerase III subunit alpha yields MADYVELHAHSAYSFLDGASRPEELAARALELGYPALALTDHDGLYGSMEFAQFARAHGLQPITGAELTLASPFAAAGDVPAGTSGGRAPTERGAETGDCHVTVLAENAAGYANLCRLITQAHMESPRREPRLDLAALLERPEGLILLTGCRRSPLLAALERGTDEAERLAARLRDAFGPGNLFVELQNNAVHGDLARGRALGALADRLRIPVVATGNVHYHVADRHRLQDVMVAIRNRTTVDDSHELRRPNACFHLASPREMAWRFASRPDALRNTRAIAERCRAFDLTADLGYRFPDFRGSGFAPAMRVLHHACRGAFEIRYPPGSRYRREAEERLASELALVDRHDLAGFFLVYHDILELAREVAHRVRGDSMPRQLLPPGRGRGSSVSSIICYLIGLSHVDPVRTNLFLGRFLNDAMESVPDIDIDFARDIREELILAVYERYGYDHVGLVCTFPTYRTRSIVRELGKALSLPAGDVEKLAKLAEPGEDGFMAELERIPGLEARANSRIWRVFAELAGEIRGLPRHISQHVGGMIISSRPLVEIVPLEPAAWEGRVLCQWDKDSCDDARFIKIDFLALGMLSLVEEAVETIHLRHGEVPDLSRIDYEDEGIYDRICSGDTVGLFQVESRAQIQMLRRVRPRNLADLAVQVAIVRPGPIVGGAVNPYVRRREKLRNDPDYVVPYDHPLLEEALGETLGVIIFQDQVLQVCRALAGFSDGQAEGLRRAMSRKRSREALLGYWTAFRDGAAAKGVDGPTAKKVFEQVVAFSEFGFPKSHAVAFGLLAYQSAWLRDRYPPEYYVGLFNNQPMGFYSLDAIGRDARRHGVGVRLPDLNVSEVACTAEEGDVRIGLGMVRDWGAEAAELVVAERGRDGPFASLPDFLRRTPAALKRAAIENLIWVGGLDSLGIERRDLLWQTGLWLGPEAETETERRRRELATGAAGLGGDAPPPVRGRRGAGRSDQGQIELSLGDPYADLRFAGTHDMEKLIAEYRLLSFAASQHHPFALVGDHLPERTVSSSRFPDLPNRSDVRVAGIVVARQRPHTANGYIFILMEDEFGPVNAIVRPEVYRECRAAIRLEPFLYIDGTLQKDGATYNVLAGGVYPLRLSPELRPGRETVPAVEGEDETPFAYLEALRRDPPPTMSWGRGGGCR; encoded by the coding sequence GTGGCCGACTACGTCGAACTGCACGCGCACTCGGCCTACTCCTTCCTCGATGGAGCGTCGCGGCCCGAGGAACTCGCGGCGCGGGCGCTCGAACTGGGCTATCCCGCGCTCGCGCTCACCGACCACGACGGGCTGTACGGCTCGATGGAGTTCGCGCAATTCGCCCGCGCCCACGGGCTGCAGCCGATCACCGGTGCCGAACTCACCCTCGCCTCGCCGTTTGCCGCCGCCGGAGACGTTCCCGCGGGAACGTCCGGAGGCCGCGCGCCAACGGAACGGGGGGCGGAAACGGGCGACTGCCACGTTACGGTGCTGGCGGAGAACGCGGCGGGGTACGCGAACCTGTGCCGGCTCATCACACAGGCGCATATGGAGAGTCCGCGAAGGGAGCCCCGGCTCGACCTCGCCGCGCTCCTCGAGCGGCCCGAGGGGCTCATCCTCCTCACGGGGTGCCGCCGGAGCCCCCTCCTCGCGGCGCTCGAACGGGGGACGGACGAGGCCGAGCGGCTGGCCGCCCGCCTGCGCGACGCCTTCGGCCCCGGCAACCTGTTCGTCGAGCTCCAGAACAACGCGGTCCACGGCGACCTCGCGCGCGGACGGGCGCTGGGCGCGCTGGCCGACCGGCTCCGCATCCCGGTCGTGGCCACGGGCAACGTCCACTACCACGTCGCCGACCGGCACCGTCTCCAGGACGTCATGGTCGCGATCCGGAACCGGACGACGGTCGACGACTCGCACGAGCTCCGCCGCCCCAACGCCTGCTTCCACCTCGCCTCGCCCCGCGAGATGGCGTGGCGCTTCGCGTCGCGGCCCGACGCGCTCCGCAACACGCGCGCGATCGCCGAGCGCTGCCGGGCGTTCGATCTCACCGCCGACCTCGGCTACCGCTTCCCCGACTTCAGGGGAAGCGGCTTCGCCCCCGCCATGCGCGTCCTGCACCACGCCTGCCGCGGGGCGTTCGAGATCCGCTATCCCCCCGGCAGCAGATACCGCCGCGAAGCCGAGGAGCGGCTCGCCTCCGAACTCGCGCTCGTCGACCGGCACGACCTGGCCGGGTTCTTCCTCGTCTATCACGACATCCTCGAACTGGCCCGGGAGGTCGCGCACCGCGTGCGGGGCGATTCGATGCCGCGCCAACTGCTTCCGCCGGGGCGCGGACGCGGATCCTCGGTCTCCTCCATCATCTGCTACCTGATCGGACTCTCCCACGTCGACCCGGTACGGACGAACCTCTTCCTCGGCCGGTTCCTGAACGACGCCATGGAGAGCGTCCCGGACATCGACATCGACTTTGCGCGCGATATCCGGGAAGAACTGATCCTCGCCGTCTACGAGCGCTACGGGTACGACCACGTCGGGCTCGTGTGCACCTTTCCCACCTACCGCACGCGCTCGATCGTGCGCGAACTGGGCAAGGCGCTCAGCCTGCCTGCCGGCGACGTGGAGAAGCTGGCCAAACTCGCCGAGCCGGGAGAGGACGGGTTCATGGCCGAACTCGAGCGCATCCCCGGCCTCGAAGCGCGCGCCAACTCGCGCATCTGGCGGGTCTTCGCCGAACTGGCCGGGGAGATCAGGGGGCTCCCGCGGCACATCTCCCAGCACGTGGGCGGGATGATCATCTCGAGCCGGCCGCTGGTGGAGATCGTCCCGCTCGAGCCCGCCGCGTGGGAGGGGCGCGTCCTCTGCCAGTGGGACAAGGACTCCTGCGACGACGCGCGCTTCATCAAGATCGACTTCCTCGCGCTCGGGATGCTGTCGCTCGTCGAGGAAGCGGTGGAGACGATTCATCTGCGCCACGGCGAGGTCCCCGATCTCTCCCGCATCGACTACGAGGATGAGGGGATCTACGACCGCATCTGTTCGGGAGACACGGTGGGGCTGTTCCAGGTCGAGAGCCGCGCGCAGATCCAGATGCTGCGGCGGGTGCGGCCCCGGAACCTGGCCGACCTCGCGGTCCAGGTCGCGATCGTGCGGCCGGGCCCGATCGTCGGCGGGGCGGTGAACCCCTACGTCCGGCGACGCGAGAAGCTGCGCAACGACCCGGACTACGTCGTCCCCTACGACCACCCCCTGCTCGAGGAGGCGCTCGGCGAGACTCTGGGCGTGATCATCTTCCAGGACCAGGTGCTGCAGGTGTGCCGGGCGCTCGCGGGCTTCAGCGACGGCCAGGCCGAGGGGCTGCGGCGCGCCATGAGCCGCAAGCGCTCGCGCGAGGCGCTGCTGGGGTACTGGACCGCGTTCCGGGACGGTGCGGCGGCGAAGGGGGTCGACGGCCCCACCGCGAAGAAAGTGTTCGAACAGGTCGTCGCGTTCTCGGAGTTCGGGTTCCCGAAGTCGCACGCGGTGGCGTTCGGGCTCCTCGCCTACCAGTCCGCCTGGCTCCGCGACCGCTACCCGCCCGAGTACTACGTCGGGCTCTTCAACAACCAGCCGATGGGTTTCTACTCGCTCGACGCGATCGGGCGCGATGCGCGCCGGCACGGGGTCGGCGTCCGGCTTCCGGACCTGAACGTCAGCGAGGTCGCCTGCACCGCCGAAGAGGGCGATGTCCGCATCGGCCTCGGCATGGTCCGCGACTGGGGGGCGGAGGCGGCCGAACTCGTCGTGGCCGAGCGCGGGAGGGACGGGCCGTTCGCGTCGCTGCCCGACTTCCTGCGCCGCACCCCGGCCGCGCTCAAGCGGGCCGCGATCGAGAACCTGATCTGGGTCGGCGGGCTCGACTCGCTGGGGATCGAACGCCGCGACCTGCTGTGGCAGACGGGGCTCTGGCTGGGTCCGGAGGCCGAGACGGAAACGGAACGCCGCCGCCGCGAACTGGCGACGGGCGCCGCGGGGCTGGGCGGAGACGCGCCGCCCCCCGTACGGGGCCGCCGAGGCGCCGGCCGCTCGGACCAGGGCCAGATCGAACTCTCGCTCGGCGATCCCTACGCGGATCTCCGCTTCGCGGGCACGCACGACATGGAGAAGCTGATCGCGGAGTACCGCCTCCTCTCCTTCGCCGCCTCACAGCACCACCCGTTCGCGCTCGTGGGCGACCACCTCCCCGAGCGCACCGTCTCCTCGTCCCGCTTCCCCGATCTTCCGAACCGGAGCGACGTGCGGGTGGCCGGAATCGTCGTGGCCCGCCAGCGCCCGCACACGGCCAACGGCTACATCTTCATCCTCATGGAGGACGAATTCGGGCCCGTCAACGCGATCGTGAGGCCCGAGGTGTACCGGGAATGCCGCGCCGCGATCCGCCTCGAACCCTTCCTCTACATCGACGGCACGCTCCAGAAGGACGGCGCGACGTACAACGTGCTCGCCGGGGGCGTGTACCCGCTGCGCCTGAGCCCCGAACTCCGCCCGGGCCGCGAGACGGTCCCCGCCGTTGAAGGTGAGGATGAGACGCCCTTCGCGTACCTGGAGGCGCTGAGACGCGACCCGCCCCCCACCATGAGTTGGGGCCGCGGCGGCGGCTGCCGTTGA
- a CDS encoding formylglycine-generating enzyme family protein, translating into MKGPRRTLAAVTAAHAGADLLLLAGGILAESLPAAAQSDASPSPPGAVVCVGSELSTPRTPDPDRRFGWEGITVVYRSDVALAYRVGVRLEDRQRVERALRSELGDHAEASCAWSNRGDRHVAIIGYTSSVRLAPTSDPDGSAFERIAVGFGASAEAAETNATTGNDHFARYYDGGGYEVVARESWGAVGDGAASGTADRPPEEMFEAFETFRDCAFCPEMVVVPPGTFTMGSPESEEFRGAVEGPQHSVTIGAPFAVGVYEVTFAEWDACVQMGGCRYTPADRRWGRERRPVLYVSWEDAQAYVLWLSGLTGQPYRLLSEAEWEYVARAGTVTARHWGNDVSDLCRYANGAGGGPRARSFRGLRFSRGSGSEPPCNDGYGGTAPVGSFAPNAFGLYDVLGNVSEWTQDCWNDSYSGAPADGSARESGDCDRRVLRGGSWFIGAWFLRSANRSRNLPDSRDMYYGFRVARSLP; encoded by the coding sequence ATGAAAGGGCCACGACGAACTCTCGCCGCCGTCACCGCGGCGCACGCGGGAGCGGATCTCCTCCTCCTCGCCGGCGGTATCCTCGCCGAGAGTCTCCCCGCCGCCGCGCAGTCCGACGCCTCCCCGTCCCCGCCGGGGGCGGTGGTGTGCGTGGGAAGCGAACTGTCGACGCCGCGGACTCCGGATCCCGACCGCCGGTTCGGCTGGGAGGGCATCACCGTGGTCTATCGGTCCGACGTGGCCCTGGCCTACCGGGTCGGCGTCCGGCTCGAAGACCGGCAGCGCGTGGAACGGGCGCTGCGCTCGGAACTCGGCGACCACGCGGAAGCTTCGTGTGCCTGGTCGAACCGGGGGGACCGGCACGTGGCGATCATCGGCTACACGTCGTCGGTCCGTCTCGCCCCGACGTCGGATCCGGACGGCTCGGCGTTCGAGCGTATCGCCGTGGGGTTCGGGGCGAGCGCGGAGGCGGCCGAGACGAACGCGACGACCGGCAACGACCATTTCGCGAGGTACTACGACGGGGGCGGCTACGAAGTCGTCGCCCGCGAAAGCTGGGGCGCCGTGGGAGACGGCGCGGCGTCCGGAACGGCGGATCGGCCCCCGGAAGAGATGTTCGAGGCGTTCGAGACGTTCCGCGACTGCGCGTTCTGTCCGGAGATGGTCGTGGTGCCGCCGGGGACGTTCACGATGGGCTCGCCGGAGTCGGAGGAGTTCCGCGGAGCCGTCGAGGGTCCGCAGCATTCGGTGACGATAGGGGCTCCGTTCGCGGTGGGCGTGTACGAGGTCACGTTCGCGGAGTGGGACGCGTGCGTGCAGATGGGAGGGTGCCGCTACACGCCGGCCGACCGGCGCTGGGGCCGGGAACGTCGTCCGGTGCTGTACGTGAGTTGGGAGGATGCGCAGGCCTACGTGTTGTGGCTTTCCGGGCTGACGGGGCAGCCGTACCGGCTCCTGAGCGAGGCGGAGTGGGAATACGTGGCGCGGGCCGGAACGGTGACGGCCCGGCACTGGGGGAATGACGTATCGGACCTGTGCCGCTACGCGAACGGAGCCGGGGGCGGGCCCAGAGCCCGATCGTTCAGGGGTCTCCGGTTCAGTCGCGGGTCCGGCAGCGAGCCGCCGTGCAACGACGGGTACGGCGGGACGGCGCCGGTGGGGTCGTTCGCGCCGAACGCGTTCGGGTTGTACGACGTGCTGGGGAACGTGTCGGAATGGACGCAGGACTGCTGGAACGACAGCTACTCGGGCGCTCCGGCGGATGGAAGCGCCCGGGAGTCGGGAGACTGCGACCGCCGCGTCCTCCGCGGCGGTTCCTGGTTCATTGGCGCGTGGTTCCTCCGCTCCGCGAACCGGTCCAGGAATCTCCCCGACAGCCGGGACATGTACTACGGCTTCCGCGTGGCCCGATCGCTCCCCTGA
- a CDS encoding DNA polymerase Y family protein, translating to MDAGRGSRMALCLWWPGFELELERVRTPSLADRPLALPTLGDRRRIEMGCALAASFGVEPGMIVSQAIALCPSLVLCEPDPDFHDAARDRVLEVLRRWSPIVERSTERGRMFVGVDGLERLYGPPGRQVAGLRARLEALSPWLASSARIGCAPGKFAAWVAARAAEPACPAGSDRPGAAVCVAAVDLAAFLAPQPVDVLPVSPRMAGRLKRLGVRRLGQLVRMPEPALVSQFGADGRRALAWARGTRIDHVRPEAPARPIRVALDFPSPIGQLELLHAALDRLIARALEHPRRRGKSVRGLRVSASLEDGGSWSIRAVAREPTSEPERLGAFLRSRIALDRPRRAVETLRLELFRFGPASAQTGLFDPKEGAARVLGSLETKDGELLPAFRRAARLLRLRLGGAALFRVLELEPNSRIPERRHALMEIA from the coding sequence ATGGACGCAGGTCGCGGGAGCCGGATGGCGCTCTGCCTCTGGTGGCCGGGATTCGAACTGGAACTGGAGCGGGTCCGGACGCCGTCGCTCGCGGACCGGCCGCTCGCGCTGCCCACGCTGGGGGACCGCCGCCGCATCGAGATGGGGTGCGCGCTCGCGGCCTCCTTCGGGGTCGAGCCGGGGATGATCGTCTCGCAGGCGATCGCGCTCTGTCCCTCGCTCGTCCTCTGCGAGCCGGATCCGGATTTTCACGACGCGGCGCGCGACCGGGTTCTGGAAGTCCTCCGCCGGTGGAGTCCGATCGTCGAGCGGTCGACCGAGCGGGGCCGGATGTTCGTGGGGGTCGATGGGCTCGAACGCCTGTACGGCCCCCCCGGGCGGCAGGTCGCGGGACTTCGGGCGCGGCTCGAAGCGCTGTCGCCGTGGCTCGCGTCGAGCGCGCGGATCGGCTGCGCGCCGGGAAAGTTCGCGGCCTGGGTCGCGGCGCGGGCCGCGGAGCCCGCCTGCCCGGCGGGTTCCGATCGGCCGGGCGCGGCCGTCTGCGTGGCGGCGGTCGACCTGGCCGCGTTTCTGGCGCCGCAGCCGGTCGATGTGCTGCCGGTGTCGCCGCGCATGGCCGGGCGGCTGAAGCGGCTCGGGGTCCGGCGGCTCGGGCAGCTCGTGCGCATGCCCGAGCCGGCGCTCGTGTCGCAGTTCGGGGCCGATGGGCGCCGGGCGCTCGCCTGGGCGCGGGGGACGCGCATCGACCATGTGCGGCCGGAGGCGCCGGCCCGGCCGATTCGCGTCGCGCTCGACTTCCCGAGCCCGATCGGACAGCTCGAACTGCTGCACGCCGCGCTCGACCGGCTCATCGCTCGCGCGCTCGAGCATCCGCGGCGGCGAGGCAAGAGCGTCCGCGGCCTCAGGGTGTCTGCGAGCCTCGAGGATGGCGGCTCCTGGTCGATTCGCGCGGTTGCCCGGGAACCCACGAGCGAGCCCGAACGGCTCGGGGCGTTCCTGCGCTCGCGGATCGCGCTCGACCGGCCCCGCCGCGCGGTCGAGACGCTGCGGCTCGAACTCTTCCGCTTCGGCCCGGCGAGCGCGCAGACGGGGCTCTTCGACCCGAAGGAGGGCGCGGCCCGCGTCCTCGGTTCGCTGGAGACGAAGGATGGCGAACTCCTGCCCGCGTTCCGCCGCGCGGCGCGCCTGCTGCGGTTGCGGCTGGGCGGCGCCGCGCTGTTCCGGGTGCTCGAACTGGAGCCGAACTCCCGAATCCCCGAGCGCCGGCACGCGCTCATGGAGATCGCGTAG
- a CDS encoding DUF4377 domain-containing protein encodes MRTSRYAFFFLPALVVAGCGDASGPGEPEYLEVVEVTVGPALAKCYGVGVRTCMVVNGGLFYDGIEGFEYEAGYDYRLRIGKYDPWGGSEPPQDAGQYAYRLLEQLEKTLAPSTPATLSVGPARVVCARSDDFCPVVDGAPYDDIVTGFEYEAGYHYALEADRYADGRYVLSEVVSRTRAAGTEEEIAIDRHRVECDDGYPGYCKVVNGAPYRGEIVGFQPRHEVDYRLRVERFDMFSDGMTGSPGVPAYGYRWLETLEATPGT; translated from the coding sequence ATGCGCACCAGCAGATACGCTTTCTTCTTCCTGCCGGCCCTGGTCGTTGCCGGCTGTGGCGATGCCTCGGGGCCGGGCGAGCCCGAATATCTGGAAGTCGTGGAGGTGACCGTCGGCCCCGCGCTGGCCAAGTGTTACGGCGTGGGCGTGCGGACGTGCATGGTGGTCAACGGCGGACTGTTCTACGACGGAATCGAGGGATTCGAGTACGAGGCCGGCTACGACTACCGGCTTCGCATCGGCAAATACGATCCCTGGGGCGGTAGCGAACCGCCGCAGGATGCCGGGCAGTATGCGTACCGTCTGCTGGAGCAGCTGGAGAAGACCCTGGCGCCCTCCACGCCGGCCACGCTTTCGGTAGGTCCGGCACGGGTGGTGTGCGCGCGGAGCGACGACTTCTGCCCGGTGGTGGACGGCGCGCCGTACGACGACATCGTCACCGGCTTCGAGTACGAGGCCGGCTACCACTACGCCCTTGAGGCCGACCGGTACGCCGATGGCCGGTACGTGCTGAGTGAAGTCGTCTCGAGAACGCGGGCGGCGGGCACGGAGGAGGAGATCGCCATCGACCGCCACCGGGTCGAGTGCGACGATGGCTATCCCGGGTACTGCAAGGTCGTCAACGGCGCCCCCTACCGCGGCGAGATCGTGGGCTTCCAGCCCCGGCACGAAGTCGACTACCGCCTGCGCGTCGAGCGGTTCGACATGTTCTCCGACGGCATGACCGGATCACCCGGTGTGCCGGCCTACGGCTACCGCTGGCTCGAAACGCTCGAGGCCACCCCGGGCACCTAG